A window from Drosophila nasuta strain 15112-1781.00 chromosome 3, ASM2355853v1, whole genome shotgun sequence encodes these proteins:
- the LOC132793287 gene encoding serine protease inhibitor 42Dd-like, with protein sequence MKESFNEFANDVFDALVAGKNASGNLDSSSNVIISPLSIQSSLLYALMGADGETAAELRNGLKLESDDRQQIAKEFQEFWKKNCIYGDKLTLRSVNRLFVNQTQTLKTDFKKLAEDYFLSEPETLKFADAVQATKRINDLVMTDTENKINHLLSPECVNGDTSAVLVNALYFKGKFEKPFTPESTMSDDFYVDKDNRIEVDMMYQEDKFKYADLPDLDARACQLPYEGSNISLLILLPKRTTGLLDLQHKLKSINLSDIERRMVIEDVEIAMPKFSLEFDLELKETLNELGISSLFEDSADLSRLFTTSSGQKISAAKHRGYISVNEAGSEAAAATYMKIVPMMLNMQKKTFKVDHPFLFFIRNSNVVFFCRSLYGASKKNESN encoded by the exons ATGAAGGAAAGCTTTAATGAATTTGCAAATGATGTGTTCGACGCATTGGTAGCTGGCAAAAATGCTAGCGGGAATCTAGACTCTTCCTCGAATGTTATAATCTCACCCCTTTCGATACAATCATCCCTGCTTTATGCGTTAATGGGCGCTGATGGAGAGACAGCCGCTGAATTGCGTAATGGACTAAAGCTAGAATCTGACGATCGACAGCAAATCGCCAAGGAATTTCAAGAGTTTTGGAAGAAGAATTGTATCTATGGTGACAAATTGACGTTGCGATCTGTGAATCGTCTTTTTGTAAATCAAACGCAAACATTGAAGACTGACTTCAAAAAACTCGCTGAGGATTATTTTTTATCAGAGCCTGAAACACTGAAGTTTGCCGATGCAGTGCAAGCCACGAAGAGAATTAACGACTTGGTCATGACCGACACTGAGAACAAGATTAACCATCTTCTGTCTCCAGAATGTGTGAATGGCGACACAAGTGCTGTGTTAGTGAATGCTCTATACTTTAAGGGTAAATTCGAGAAGCCATTTACTCCGGAATCAACAATGAGCGATGACTTCTATGTGGACAAGGACAATCGAATTGAGGTGGACATGATGTATCAAGAggataaattcaaatatgcgGATTTGCCTGATCTGGATGCCAGAGCTTGTCAACTGCCCTACGAGGGCTCTAACATATCTTTGCTGATCCTATTGCCCAAACGCACAACTGGTCTACTCGATTTGCAACATAAATTGAAGAGCATCAATTTGTCTGATATTGAACGTCGAATGGTGATAGAAGATGTGGAGATTGCCATGCCCAAGTTTAGTCTAGAGTTTGACTTGGAACTCAAGGAAACTCTAAATGAG CTTGGCATCTCGAGTCTCTTTGAAGATTCAGCTGATCTGAGCCGCCTTTTCACAACGTCAAGCGGACAGAAGATTTCAGCTGCCAAGCATCGTGGCTACATTTCTGTCAACGAGGCGGGTTCTGAGGCTGCCGCAGCAacat ATATGAAAATTGTACCCATGATGTTGAATATGCAGAAGAAAACCTTCAAGGTCGATCATCCCTTCCTTTTCTTTATTCGCAACTCCAATGTCGTCTTTTTTTGCCGGTCGCTTTATGGAGCCTCGAAGAAAAACGAATCCAATTGA
- the LOC132789151 gene encoding alaserpin-like isoform X3, producing the protein MQRLLQIGVCVTHSLLLLLILQPPLNYAQIHVHHQSRNSMASPDSNNVAEFSRRLATFSINVYNKLITQKPNQNIIFSPFSIQTCAAMARLGAVGETAAQLDRGLGLISNNEAQIAESFHRVLTAYENSSILHIANKIYIMTGFQLKDDFSSLISKQFLSAVETVDFSKNVEAAGKINTWVEQRTNNLIKNLVSPSALGQDSRLVLINAIHFKGNWVHQFPEHMTHNEPFHLNDADSIEVPMMNLKKRFRYANLGDLDATALELPYKDSDLSMLIVLPNSKTGLSQLEEKLRSTPLSQITGALYSTDVIVKLPKFKSEFEVELTETFKQLGMTHLFSNDADFSKMLQSPEALKVSKIIHKAFIDVNEKGTEAAAATVFRIMPVMGLRRKHFYARHPFAFFYKVPQ; encoded by the exons ATGCAGCGACTTTTGCAAATTGGTG TTTGTGTGACACACTcgctactgctgttgctgatttTACAGCCACCTCTGAACTACGCCCAAATCCACGTCCATCACCAATCCAGAAACAGTATGGCTAGCCCCGATAGCAACAATGTGGCCGAATTCTCGCGCCGCTTGGCCACATTCTCGATCAATGTGTACAACAAACTGATCACGCAGAAACCCAATCAGAACATCATCTTCTCACCCTTCTCAATTCAAACCTGTGCAGCCATGGCCCGCCTAGGAGCCGTAGGCGAAACAGCTGCCCAATTGGATCGCGGCCTTGGACTGATTTCGAATAATGAAGCACAGATTGCAGAGAGTTTCCACCGTGTGCTCACAGCTTACGAGAACAGTAGCATTCTGCATATTGCCAACAAGATATATATCATGACTGGTTTCCAACTCAAAGATGACTTCAGTTCACTGATCTCCAAACAGTTTCTATCTGCTGTCGAAACCGTAGATTTCTCCAAAAATGTTGAGGCTGCAGGTAAAATTAACACCTGGGTGGAGCAGCGCACCAATAATCTCATAAAAAATCTGGTATCACCAAGTGCATTGGGTCAAGACTCGCGCTTGGTGCTGATCAATGCGATACACTTCAAGGGAAATTGGGTACATCAATTCCCAGAACATATGACCCACAATGAACCTTTCCATTTGAACGACGCTGATAGCATTGAAGTTCCCATGATGAACTTGAAGAAACGTTTCCGGTATGCGAACCTAGGTGATCTGGATGCCACAGCACTGGAATTGCCCTACAAAGACTCGGACTTGTCCATGCTGATCGTGTTGCCGAATAGCAAAACTGGTCTATCACAACTGGAGGAGAAACTTCGCAGCACTCCGCTCTCCCAGATTACTGGAGCACTCTACTCGACCGATGTGATTGTCAAACTGCCGAAGTTCAAGTCTGAGTTCGAGGTAGAGTTGACAGAGACCTTCAAGCAG TTGGGCATGACGCATTTGTTCTCGAATGATGCGGACTTCAGCAAAATGCTCCAGAGTCCTGAGGCGTTGAAGGTATCGAAAATCATTCACAAGGCCTTTATCGATGTGAATGAGAAGGGCACTGAGGCAGCTGCAGCCACCG TTTTTCGCATAATGCCAGTAATGGGACTCCGTcgcaaacatttttatgctAGGCATCCGTTTGCCTTTTTTTATAAAGTCCCACAATAA
- the LOC132789151 gene encoding alaserpin-like isoform X1, whose product MQRLLQIGVCVTHSLLLLLILQPPLNYAQIHVHHQSRNSMASPDSNNVAEFSRRLATFSINVYNKLITQKPNQNIIFSPFSIQTCAAMARLGAVGETAAQLDRGLGLISNNEAQIAESFHRVLTAYENSSILHIANKIYIMTGFQLKDDFSSLISKQFLSAVETVDFSKNVEAAGKINTWVEQRTNNLIKNLVSPSALGQDSRLVLINAIHFKGNWVHQFPEHMTHNEPFHLNDADSIEVPMMNLKKRFRYANLGDLDATALELPYKDSDLSMLIVLPNSKTGLSQLEEKLRSTPLSQITGALYSTDVIVKLPKFKSEFEVELTETFKQLGMTHLFSNDADFSKMLQSPEALKVSKIIHKAFIDVNEKGTEAAAATAMVMVMCSMPMFPQEPNRFYADHPFNYYIINKQSSVLFAGKLNKP is encoded by the exons ATGCAGCGACTTTTGCAAATTGGTG TTTGTGTGACACACTcgctactgctgttgctgatttTACAGCCACCTCTGAACTACGCCCAAATCCACGTCCATCACCAATCCAGAAACAGTATGGCTAGCCCCGATAGCAACAATGTGGCCGAATTCTCGCGCCGCTTGGCCACATTCTCGATCAATGTGTACAACAAACTGATCACGCAGAAACCCAATCAGAACATCATCTTCTCACCCTTCTCAATTCAAACCTGTGCAGCCATGGCCCGCCTAGGAGCCGTAGGCGAAACAGCTGCCCAATTGGATCGCGGCCTTGGACTGATTTCGAATAATGAAGCACAGATTGCAGAGAGTTTCCACCGTGTGCTCACAGCTTACGAGAACAGTAGCATTCTGCATATTGCCAACAAGATATATATCATGACTGGTTTCCAACTCAAAGATGACTTCAGTTCACTGATCTCCAAACAGTTTCTATCTGCTGTCGAAACCGTAGATTTCTCCAAAAATGTTGAGGCTGCAGGTAAAATTAACACCTGGGTGGAGCAGCGCACCAATAATCTCATAAAAAATCTGGTATCACCAAGTGCATTGGGTCAAGACTCGCGCTTGGTGCTGATCAATGCGATACACTTCAAGGGAAATTGGGTACATCAATTCCCAGAACATATGACCCACAATGAACCTTTCCATTTGAACGACGCTGATAGCATTGAAGTTCCCATGATGAACTTGAAGAAACGTTTCCGGTATGCGAACCTAGGTGATCTGGATGCCACAGCACTGGAATTGCCCTACAAAGACTCGGACTTGTCCATGCTGATCGTGTTGCCGAATAGCAAAACTGGTCTATCACAACTGGAGGAGAAACTTCGCAGCACTCCGCTCTCCCAGATTACTGGAGCACTCTACTCGACCGATGTGATTGTCAAACTGCCGAAGTTCAAGTCTGAGTTCGAGGTAGAGTTGACAGAGACCTTCAAGCAG TTGGGCATGACGCATTTGTTCTCGAATGATGCGGACTTCAGCAAAATGCTCCAGAGTCCTGAGGCGTTGAAGGTATCGAAAATCATTCACAAGGCCTTTATCGATGTGAATGAGAAGGGCACTGAGGCAGCTGCAGCCACCG CAATGGTCATGGTAATGTGCAGCATGCCCATGTTCCCACAGGAGCCCAATCGATTCTACGCAGACCATCCATTTAACTACTACATCATCAATAAGCAGAGCTCTGTACTCTTTGCTGGGAAGTTAAATAAACCTTAA
- the LOC132789151 gene encoding antichymotrypsin-2-like isoform X2 has translation MQRLLQIGVCVTHSLLLLLILQPPLNYAQIHVHHQSRNSMASPDSNNVAEFSRRLATFSINVYNKLITQKPNQNIIFSPFSIQTCAAMARLGAVGETAAQLDRGLGLISNNEAQIAESFHRVLTAYENSSILHIANKIYIMTGFQLKDDFSSLISKQFLSAVETVDFSKNVEAAGKINTWVEQRTNNLIKNLVSPSALGQDSRLVLINAIHFKGNWVHQFPEHMTHNEPFHLNDADSIEVPMMNLKKRFRYANLGDLDATALELPYKDSDLSMLIVLPNSKTGLSQLEEKLRSTPLSQITGALYSTDVIVKLPKFKSEFEVELTETFKQLGMTHLFSNDADFSKMLQSPEALKVSKIIHKAFIDVNEKGTEAAAATDIEVCVKSCIISLVEPIEFNVDHPFIYMLVHQQSLPLFLGTVVAT, from the exons ATGCAGCGACTTTTGCAAATTGGTG TTTGTGTGACACACTcgctactgctgttgctgatttTACAGCCACCTCTGAACTACGCCCAAATCCACGTCCATCACCAATCCAGAAACAGTATGGCTAGCCCCGATAGCAACAATGTGGCCGAATTCTCGCGCCGCTTGGCCACATTCTCGATCAATGTGTACAACAAACTGATCACGCAGAAACCCAATCAGAACATCATCTTCTCACCCTTCTCAATTCAAACCTGTGCAGCCATGGCCCGCCTAGGAGCCGTAGGCGAAACAGCTGCCCAATTGGATCGCGGCCTTGGACTGATTTCGAATAATGAAGCACAGATTGCAGAGAGTTTCCACCGTGTGCTCACAGCTTACGAGAACAGTAGCATTCTGCATATTGCCAACAAGATATATATCATGACTGGTTTCCAACTCAAAGATGACTTCAGTTCACTGATCTCCAAACAGTTTCTATCTGCTGTCGAAACCGTAGATTTCTCCAAAAATGTTGAGGCTGCAGGTAAAATTAACACCTGGGTGGAGCAGCGCACCAATAATCTCATAAAAAATCTGGTATCACCAAGTGCATTGGGTCAAGACTCGCGCTTGGTGCTGATCAATGCGATACACTTCAAGGGAAATTGGGTACATCAATTCCCAGAACATATGACCCACAATGAACCTTTCCATTTGAACGACGCTGATAGCATTGAAGTTCCCATGATGAACTTGAAGAAACGTTTCCGGTATGCGAACCTAGGTGATCTGGATGCCACAGCACTGGAATTGCCCTACAAAGACTCGGACTTGTCCATGCTGATCGTGTTGCCGAATAGCAAAACTGGTCTATCACAACTGGAGGAGAAACTTCGCAGCACTCCGCTCTCCCAGATTACTGGAGCACTCTACTCGACCGATGTGATTGTCAAACTGCCGAAGTTCAAGTCTGAGTTCGAGGTAGAGTTGACAGAGACCTTCAAGCAG TTGGGCATGACGCATTTGTTCTCGAATGATGCGGACTTCAGCAAAATGCTCCAGAGTCCTGAGGCGTTGAAGGTATCGAAAATCATTCACAAGGCCTTTATCGATGTGAATGAGAAGGGCACTGAGGCAGCTGCAGCCACCG ACATAGAAGTATGCGTCAAATCGTGCATCATCTCTCTCGTGGAACCCATCGAATTTAATGTAGATCATCCATTCATCTATATGTTGGTGCATCAGCAAAGTCTGCCCTTGTTCTTGGGCACAGTTGTGGCAACTTGA
- the LOC132789153 gene encoding serine protease inhibitor 42Dd-like isoform X1, translated as MNRLSHNGVSVTYSILLLLLLLTDIPLHTAQVQDNSSRFSHRLAIFSTNVYTKLVTQNPNQNIIFSPLSIQSCAAMTRMGARGETAAQLDRGLALISNNEAQIADSFHKVLAAYDKSSYIHIASKIYIKDGYHLRDEFTSIISKQFLSATEPIDFTKNIRAAGKINSWVEQRTNNLIRDLVPPSELDNNTHMVLINAVHFKGIWVHQFTKKTKKEPFYLNNAKSIKVPMMNLRERLRYAELRDLDATALELPYNNSDLSMLIVLPNSNNGLPQLERKLRSTPLSQITRALNSEEVIVKLPKFKSEFKVELTESFKQLGMTNMFSNNADFSRMIKSQYGLKVSKFIHRAFIDVNERGAQATGSNAIKIDFRAFIPMILRAAQQIQFYANHPFNYYIINNQGIVLFAGKLLKP; from the exons ATGAATCGACTATCGCACAACGGTG TGAGTGTGACATACTCgatcctgctgctgctgctgctgcttacaGACATTCCTCTCCATACTGCCCAGGTCCAAGATAACTCCTCTAGATTCTCGCACCGATTGGCAATATTCTCCACCAATGTGTACACCAAACTAGTAACGCAGAACCCCAATCAGAACATCATCTTCTCTCCCCTCTCTATCCAAAGCTGTGCAGCTATGACCAGGATGGGGGCCAGAGGCGAAACAGCTGCCCAATTGGATCGCGGTCTTGCACTGATTTCTAACAATGAAGCACAAATTGCCGACAGTTTCCACAAAGTACTTGCTGCATACGACAAAAGTAGTTATATTCATATTGCCAGCAAGATCTACATTAAAGATGGCTATCATCTGAGGGATGAGTTCACTTCAATAATCTCCAAACAGTTTCTATCCGCTACCGAGCCCATAGActttaccaaaaatataagGGCTGCTGGCAAAATTAATTCCTGGGTGGAACAACGAACCAACAACCTCATAAGAGATCTAGTTCCACCGAGTGAATTAGATAATAATACGCATATGGTGTTAATCAATGCGGTACACTTTAAGGGAATCTGGGTGCATCAATTCACAAAGAAGACCAAAAAAGAACCTTTCTATTTGAATAATGCCAAAAGCATTAAAGTACCCATGATGAATTTGAGGGAGCGTTTGAGATATGCAGAACTACGTGATCTTGATGCCACTGCATTGGAATTGCCCTACAACAACTCGGACTTGTCCATGCTGATCGTGTTGCCTAATAGCAATAATGGCTTGCCACAACTGGAGAGGAAGCTTCGCAGCACTCCGCTTTCCCAGATCACGAGAGCACTCAACTCTGAAGAAGTGATTGTCAAACTGCCGAAGTTCAAGTCCGAATTCAAGGTGGAGTTGACAGAATCATTCAAgcag CTGGGAATGACAAACATGTTTTCGAATAATGCTGACTTTAGCAGAATGATCAAAAGTCAATATGGCTTAAAAGTCTCGAAATTCATTCACAGGGCTTTTATAGACGTGAATGAGAGGGGTGCCCAAGCCACTGGATCCAACG CAATTAAAATCGATTTCAGAGCTTTCATACCGATGATCTTACGTGCCGCTCAGCAGATACAATTCTATGCAAACCACCCATTTAACTACTATATCATCAATAATCAGGGTATTGTGCTCTTTGCTGGGAAGCTACTTAAAccttaa
- the LOC132789153 gene encoding alaserpin-like isoform X3, protein MNRLSHNGVSVTYSILLLLLLLTDIPLHTAQVQDNSSRFSHRLAIFSTNVYTKLVTQNPNQNIIFSPLSIQSCAAMTRMGARGETAAQLDRGLALISNNEAQIADSFHKVLAAYDKSSYIHIASKIYIKDGYHLRDEFTSIISKQFLSATEPIDFTKNIRAAGKINSWVEQRTNNLIRDLVPPSELDNNTHMVLINAVHFKGIWVHQFTKKTKKEPFYLNNAKSIKVPMMNLRERLRYAELRDLDATALELPYNNSDLSMLIVLPNSNNGLPQLERKLRSTPLSQITRALNSEEVIVKLPKFKSEFKVELTESFKQGFYRRE, encoded by the exons ATGAATCGACTATCGCACAACGGTG TGAGTGTGACATACTCgatcctgctgctgctgctgctgcttacaGACATTCCTCTCCATACTGCCCAGGTCCAAGATAACTCCTCTAGATTCTCGCACCGATTGGCAATATTCTCCACCAATGTGTACACCAAACTAGTAACGCAGAACCCCAATCAGAACATCATCTTCTCTCCCCTCTCTATCCAAAGCTGTGCAGCTATGACCAGGATGGGGGCCAGAGGCGAAACAGCTGCCCAATTGGATCGCGGTCTTGCACTGATTTCTAACAATGAAGCACAAATTGCCGACAGTTTCCACAAAGTACTTGCTGCATACGACAAAAGTAGTTATATTCATATTGCCAGCAAGATCTACATTAAAGATGGCTATCATCTGAGGGATGAGTTCACTTCAATAATCTCCAAACAGTTTCTATCCGCTACCGAGCCCATAGActttaccaaaaatataagGGCTGCTGGCAAAATTAATTCCTGGGTGGAACAACGAACCAACAACCTCATAAGAGATCTAGTTCCACCGAGTGAATTAGATAATAATACGCATATGGTGTTAATCAATGCGGTACACTTTAAGGGAATCTGGGTGCATCAATTCACAAAGAAGACCAAAAAAGAACCTTTCTATTTGAATAATGCCAAAAGCATTAAAGTACCCATGATGAATTTGAGGGAGCGTTTGAGATATGCAGAACTACGTGATCTTGATGCCACTGCATTGGAATTGCCCTACAACAACTCGGACTTGTCCATGCTGATCGTGTTGCCTAATAGCAATAATGGCTTGCCACAACTGGAGAGGAAGCTTCGCAGCACTCCGCTTTCCCAGATCACGAGAGCACTCAACTCTGAAGAAGTGATTGTCAAACTGCCGAAGTTCAAGTCCGAATTCAAGGTGGAGTTGACAGAATCATTCAAgcag GGCTTTTATAGACGTGAATGA
- the LOC132789153 gene encoding alaserpin-like isoform X2 — translation MTRMGARGETAAQLDRGLALISNNEAQIADSFHKVLAAYDKSSYIHIASKIYIKDGYHLRDEFTSIISKQFLSATEPIDFTKNIRAAGKINSWVEQRTNNLIRDLVPPSELDNNTHMVLINAVHFKGIWVHQFTKKTKKEPFYLNNAKSIKVPMMNLRERLRYAELRDLDATALELPYNNSDLSMLIVLPNSNNGLPQLERKLRSTPLSQITRALNSEEVIVKLPKFKSEFKVELTESFKQLGMTNMFSNNADFSRMIKSQYGLKVSKFIHRAFIDVNERGAQATGSNAIKIDFRAFIPMILRAAQQIQFYANHPFNYYIINNQGIVLFAGKLLKP, via the exons ATGACCAGGATGGGGGCCAGAGGCGAAACAGCTGCCCAATTGGATCGCGGTCTTGCACTGATTTCTAACAATGAAGCACAAATTGCCGACAGTTTCCACAAAGTACTTGCTGCATACGACAAAAGTAGTTATATTCATATTGCCAGCAAGATCTACATTAAAGATGGCTATCATCTGAGGGATGAGTTCACTTCAATAATCTCCAAACAGTTTCTATCCGCTACCGAGCCCATAGActttaccaaaaatataagGGCTGCTGGCAAAATTAATTCCTGGGTGGAACAACGAACCAACAACCTCATAAGAGATCTAGTTCCACCGAGTGAATTAGATAATAATACGCATATGGTGTTAATCAATGCGGTACACTTTAAGGGAATCTGGGTGCATCAATTCACAAAGAAGACCAAAAAAGAACCTTTCTATTTGAATAATGCCAAAAGCATTAAAGTACCCATGATGAATTTGAGGGAGCGTTTGAGATATGCAGAACTACGTGATCTTGATGCCACTGCATTGGAATTGCCCTACAACAACTCGGACTTGTCCATGCTGATCGTGTTGCCTAATAGCAATAATGGCTTGCCACAACTGGAGAGGAAGCTTCGCAGCACTCCGCTTTCCCAGATCACGAGAGCACTCAACTCTGAAGAAGTGATTGTCAAACTGCCGAAGTTCAAGTCCGAATTCAAGGTGGAGTTGACAGAATCATTCAAgcag CTGGGAATGACAAACATGTTTTCGAATAATGCTGACTTTAGCAGAATGATCAAAAGTCAATATGGCTTAAAAGTCTCGAAATTCATTCACAGGGCTTTTATAGACGTGAATGAGAGGGGTGCCCAAGCCACTGGATCCAACG CAATTAAAATCGATTTCAGAGCTTTCATACCGATGATCTTACGTGCCGCTCAGCAGATACAATTCTATGCAAACCACCCATTTAACTACTATATCATCAATAATCAGGGTATTGTGCTCTTTGCTGGGAAGCTACTTAAAccttaa
- the LOC132789154 gene encoding serine protease inhibitor 42Dd-like: MTSMLLLMLVLFQAPLYFAITSPDWSGIPEFSRRLAIFSTNVYTTLVANNANQNIIFSPFSIQTCAAMARMGAKGNTAAQLDRGLKLISNNNAMIADSFHKVLATYEKSSILHIANKIYIKTGYQLRDEFSSLVSKKFLSAVEPINFENQKLAADQINSWVALRTNNLIKDIVSPSILSSDTRLLLINAIHFKGNWVHQFPEINTRNQPFYLNDAKSIRVPIMTMTNRLKYANLRALDAAALELPYKDSDLSLLIVLPNSNTGLPQLERKLLRFPISRITKALHFGELTVHLPKFKTEFDLELTDTFKKLGMEDIFSNRADFSRMLKSPERLHVSNIIHKAFIEVNEIGTEAAAVTALGLEDRMMKPTFNANHPFNYYIVKDHNMVIFAGRLVNPTK, from the exons ATGACAAGCATGCTGCTCCTGATGCTGGTCCTATTTCAGGCGCCTCTGTATTTCGCCATAACAAGCCCAGATTGGAGTGGTATACCCGAATTCTCGCGTCGTTTGGCCATATTCTCTACCAACGTGTACACCACGCTGGTCGCGAATAATGCCAATCAGAATATCATCTTCTCACCTTTCTCAATCCAAACCTGTGCAGCCATGGCCAGGATGGGGGCTAAAGGTAACACAGCTGCTCAATTGGATCGCGGTCTGAAACTAATTTCCAATAATAACGCGATGATTGCCGATAGTTTCCACAAAGTGCTTGCTACATACGAAAAAAGTAGCATTCTTCACATTGCCAACAAGATCTACATCAAGACTGGGTATCAGCTGAGGGATGAGTTCAGTTCACTAGTCTCCAAAAAGTTTCTATCTGCTGTCGAGCCTATAAACtttgaaaaccaaaaattggCTGCAGACCAAATCAATTCCTGGGTCGCATTGCGAACTAACAACCTCATAAAAGATATAGTTTCACCCAGTATATTAAGTTCGGATACGCGATTGTTGTTGATCAATGCAATACACTTCAAAGGAAACTGGGTGCATCAATTTCCAGAGATTAACACCAGGAATCAACCTTTCTATTTGAACGATGCAAAAAGCATCAGGGTACCAATTATGACGATGACAAACCGTTTGAAATATGCAAACCTCCGTGCTCTTGATGCCGCTGCATTGGAATTGCCCTATAAAGACTCTGATTTGTCTCTTCTGATCGTGTTGCCTAATAGCAATACTGGTTTGCCACAGCTGGAGAGGAAACTTCTCCGCTTTCCGATTTCGCGAATCACGAAGGCTCTCCACTTTGGAGAATTGACTGTCCATCTGCCCAAGTTCAAAACCGAGTTCGATTTGGAGTTGACAGATACCTTCAAGAAG TTGGGAATGGAAGATATATTTTCGAATAGGGCTGACTTTAGTAGAATGCTCAAAAGCCCAGAGCGACTGCATGTGTCGAATATCATTCACAAGGCTTTTATCGAAGTGAATGAGATAGGCACTGAGGCAGCTGCAGTCACTG CTTTAGGCCTAGAGGACAGAATGATGAAGCCTACATTTAATGCCAACCATCCATTTAATTATTACATTGTCAAGGATCACAATATGGTGATATTTGCTGGAAGGCTAGTAAacccaacaaaataa
- the LOC132789152 gene encoding serine protease inhibitor 42Dd-like, producing MALLKRKFSFLHKLPQIGARMTSMLLLMLVLFQAPLYFAQTSSDRSSMTEFSRRLAIFSTNVYTTLVAKNANQNIIFSPFSIQTCAAMARMGAKGNTAAQLDRGLKLISNNNAKIADSFHKVLATYEKSSILHIANKIYIKTGYQLRDEFSSLVSKKFLSAVEPINFENQKLAADQINSWVALRTNNLIKDIVSPSILSSDTRLLLINAIHFKGNWVHQFSEKSTRSLPFYLNDAKSIRVPIMTMTNRLKYAKLPALDAAALELPYKDSDLSLLIVLPNNHTGLPQLERKLLRFPISRITKALHYKEVIIRLPKFKTEFDLELTDTFKKLGMEDIFSNRADFSRMLKSPERLHVSNIIHKAFIEVNEIGTEAAAVTAMRVGTKSVKPGFIANHPFTYYIVKDHNMVIFAGRLINPTK from the exons ATGGCGTTGTTAAAAAGAAAGTTCAGTTTTCTCCACAAACTTCCGCAAATCGGTG CCCGTATGACAAGCATGCTGCTCCTGATGCTGGTCCTATTTCAGGCGCCTCTGTACTTCGCCCAAACAAGCTCAGATAGGAGTAGTATGACCGAATTCTCGCGTCGTTTGGCCATATTCTCTACCAACGTGTACACCACGCTGGTCGCGAAGAATGCCAATCAGAATATCATCTTCTCACCCTTCTCAATCCAAACCTGTGCAGCCATGGCCAGGATGGGGGCTAAAGGTAACACAGCTGCGCAATTGGATCGCGGTCTGAAACTGATTTCCAATAATAACGCGAAGATTGCCGATAGTTTTCACAAAGTGCTTGCTACATACGAAAAAAGTAGCATTCTTCACATTGCCAACAAGATCTACATCAAGACTGGGTATCAGCTGAGGGATGAGTTCAGTTCACTAGTCTCCAAAAAGTTTCTATCTGCTGTCGAGCCTATAAACtttgaaaaccaaaaattggCTGCAGACCAAATCAATTCCTGGGTCGCATTGCGAACTAACAACCTCATAAAAGATATAGTTTCACCCAGTATATTAAGTTCGGATACGCGATTGTTGTTGATCAATGCAATACACTTCAAAGGAAACTGGGTGCATCAATTCTCAGAAAAATCCACCAGGAGTCTACCTTTCTATTTGAACGATGCAAAAAGCATCAGGGTACCAATTATGACGATGACAAACCgtttgaaatatgcaaaactacCTGCTCttgatgctgctgcattgGAATTGCCCTATAAAGACTCTGATTTGTCTCTTCTGATCGTGTTGCCTAATAACCATACTGGTTTGCCACAGCTGGAGAGGAAACTTCTCCGCTTTCCGATTTCGCGAATCACGAAGGCCCTCCACTATAAAGAAGTGATTATCCGTCTGCCCAAGTTCAAAACCGAGTTCGATTTGGAGTTGACAGATACCTTCAAGAAG TTGGGAATGGAAGATATATTTTCGAATAGGGCTGACTTTAGTAGAATGCTCAAAAGCCCAGAGCGACTGCATGTGTCGAATATCATTCACAAGGCTTTTATCGAAGTGAATGAGATAGGCACTGAGGCAGCTGCAGTCACTG